The Eulemur rufifrons isolate Redbay chromosome 12, OSU_ERuf_1, whole genome shotgun sequence DNA window aAGAAACAGCTTACCTTAGCAAGGCTAAGAATTACACCCAacttctcagaaaccatgcaatCAAGAAGAGCACagagtgaaataattaaaatgttaagagaaaaaaacacaccAACCTATAATTCTAGaccctgtgaaattatccttcaaaagtgaagataTAAAGACtttctgagaaaaacaaaaattgaaggaatttgttgccagtagacctcCCTGCAAGACATGTTAAAAAGAAGTTATGCTGAGGACAAGAAAATAATGtaggtcagaaacttggatctacataaAGGAAAAGCATTAGAGACAGAATAAGTGAGTTCTTAACTGAACAAATAagtttgtttgaaataaaaatagcaacattGTATTTCATTACATAAGtccatatatatatgcatgcttATCAGTGAACTGAATAAAAGCAATGATAcaagggatgggagggaggaattagaaatattttgttattataaggtatTCATACTACTCATGAagtggtatagtgttatttgCAAGTAGACTaggattagttgtaaatgtatattgcaaattcTAGAGCAACCACTGAAAAAGTACAGAAAGAGGTATACTTGATATGCTAAGAAGAGAAGATGGAATCATAATATAgtcaattaaaaccataaaaggcataaaaagtgtggaagacaaaaacagaaacaaagaataagggcaacaaatagaaaacggtaacaatatggtagatattaatccaactatattgATAATCACCTTAAATGTCAATAgcctaaatacaccaattaaaagacagattgtcAGATCTGATCAAAAAACAAGACTcaattatatgttgtctacaagaaacccactttaaatataaaagcacataGAGACTAACATTAATCAAAAAAAGTGAGAGTAGCTGTATAAATTTCTCCAGCCCTTTACTTTTTAATCCAACAACAGCACATTACACATTCTGCTCAAAATCACATAGAACATTTACCAAgacagaccacattctgggccataaagcatattttaacaaacttaaaagaaatcataCCAGGTCTGCTCTCAGACTGCAATGCAATTACATTAGAAACCAgtaagatagctggaaaatcccacaaatacttggagattaaacaacacacttctaaataatataaagctcaaaggagaaatattaagagaaattaaaaaatattttgaactaaataaaaatgaaaatacaacttatcaaaatccgTGAAAGCAGTGCTTAAAGGAAAACTTACaccattaaatacatatattagaaaagaagaaagatctaaatcAATAAAGTAGGCTTTAAATTTAGGACactaaaaatgaacaacaaattAAGTTTAAAGCAAGCAGAattcaatgaaattgaaacaggaaatcaacagagaaaataaagaacccCAAacactggttctttgaaaagtgcaataaaatatataagtctCTAGGTAggcaaactaagaaaaaaagagagaaaggacccaaattactaatatcagaaatggatgaggagacatcactacagatctcGTGGAATATTATGGACAATTCTAAGccacaaatttgataacatggatgaaatggaccaattctttgAAAGATACAATCTACAAATACTCAACAGAAGAAATTGACAGTCTCAGTAGGCCTGCATctatcaaagaaatgaaatcagtaattaAGAGCCTTCTAATACAGAAAGTACCAGGCCCACATGAGTTAACTGGTTAATTCTACcaaattcaaggaaaaaattatacccattctctataatctcttccagaaaatagaaacagaaggaatacctcccaactcattctatgaggccaggattatcctaatatcaaaaccagaggATGACATtacacaagaaaactacagactaacatctttcatgaacatagatgcaaaaatcctcagcactTGAACACTGCaccaagagaatgagaagacaagccacaatgtaggagaaaatatttgcaaaagacatatctgataaaggactgttattcaaaatatacaaaggatTCTTGAACCTCAATAATAaagaagcaaatattaataacgtgactgaaaaatgggaaaaaaacctgaatagacaCTTCATCAAAAAAGATACACAGGCCGCAAATAACCATAtgaaagatgttcaacctcataTGCCATGAGGTTATTGCAAATTAAACAATGGGATATCATTGCATATTTACTAGAGTGGCCCAAATCCAaaagtgacaacaccaaattctggagaggatgtagagcaacaggaattcttattcactgctggtgggaatgcaaaatggtataccttctttggaagacagtctggcagtttcttacaaaactaaacacacttTTACTATTGGATCCAGCATTGCATTCCTTGatatttactcaaatgagttgaaaatgtaTGTCTACACAAATAGATGCCTATATATGTTTACAATAGctatattcataattgccaaaacttagaagcaaccaagatgtcctacAGGAGATGAGTAAATTGGTACATCCagataatggaatactattcagtgtgaaaaacaaataagctataaaaccatgaaaagacatggagacaacttaaatacatattactagGTGAAGGAAGCCAATCTGAGAAGGCtaaatactgtatgactccaacatatgacattctggaaatggcaatactatggagacagtaaaaagattagcACTTGCCAGGGGTTAGAGAAGAGAATGATGAATATGGGCAGAGCCCAcaagggatttttagggcagtgaaactattctgtatgataactataaaaatggatacatgtcattatacatttgtcaaaactcatagaatgtataacaccaaatgtgaactctaatgtaaactatggactttggatgaTAATGAAATATCAATTCATCAATTGTGCCAAATATTCCACTCTGGTATGGGATGACAACAGCAGGAGAGACTGTGTGCTTGTGGAGATGAGGTAACTGAGAATTCTCCGTAcattctgctcaattttgctgtgaactgaaAACTGCTCttgaaaaataaagcttataaataaaaaacaaactacattttTGAACCTCAGTGTTCAAGGATTAGCACATGGGGCCCTACTAACATAGGTGGCCAGGCCTGGCTATGGCTTTACCGCAGCTGCTGCCCAAAGCCCCGAAGTGGACTCATGTCTCACCATCTCTGAGGCTACTCGGGGAAAAGGCTCAATTCTTACAAAAGCTGTGAGGAGATGGAACAGAGAACAGTAAGAGGATTCAAGATTCCACAAGTGGAAACTGAACATTACACATCAATATTTTGTTACCTTTATCAGCAGAAATTGATATATTTAATTATCTTAAGGAACCATAATACATTAGAAGAACGTGTATTACAAAaccaatttttataaaacatatacaaataaattttaaaaaatacttaaaattaagtTGCTCTAACCCCCTTTAAGgaggtaaaaaaattaaagcaaacaacAAGAATGAGGtggtataataaaaagtaatacttacaattattttgttgttaaagAAGTAATTCACTTGACAAATTCTATCGTTTTCCTTCTGGATGCCATTTTTAAGCTTTTCTGTATCACAATGAGTATTCAACCACTCTTCCAAAAACCGCGTCATTTCTTTCCTATTACTTAAAACTTGTTGAAATTCAGTCTTTATGCTGGGGAAGTCACTTTCTGAGAAATCTTTAAGAATTTCCTAGTGAAGAATAAGCATTGAAGGGCCTGAACATTAGGAAAGTTTTTATCCAAATAtgatataaattttatcataCATGATACAAATATCATAAAAAAGTAAAGTATCTACTGGCCTTTTATTCTTCTTAATGTCTAAAGTAAACTAAGaaatataattctaatttaaaactttattctagttatttctgtaataaaattttgGCAGCATAGGTAATGTAATAGATTCTATCTGTTAGAATTAGAACCTGTCAAAATGATAAATCTACGCGGTTCACTATCATGATACATgaagtgcttcttttttttttttttttttctgagtctccctatgttgcccaggctggtcttcaactcctggactcaagtgatcctcccacctcagcctctagaggagctggaattataggtgcatgccaccatgcccagcttcatGTAGTGCTTCTGAATGTAGCTTTTTACATACAACATGCATGTTAGGAGCTGGATGCCAGCCTCACATTTTTGGGTTAAAGTAACACACTCCACATGGAGCTGTTGCAATAAAAAGTTTCTGACTCCTAGCGTAGATGAAAGAAGTTTTAGAAGGCATTTTGGAAACTTATTCTGAGGTTCCATGAATTCCCACTTGCTGATGttaaatctgtttttctctatCTATGGAGGTCGGTAGGGAGGCTAGTCCATTACTTGGCAGCGTTTGTGTCTTGGCAGTTGTCACTCTGCAACCCTATCTTTAActtatgtcaaataaaaatggCTCTAAGCATATGAGAAGACCCCTTTCTATTTGTTAAAATGACTTAAAGTCTAATTAAATCCATTTATACCTCCATATGTAGATCCATATTCTGGTTCAACTTGAAGTCCCTGAATTCCTTGGATGGTACATCACAATCTTGTTGAAGGTGCTGTATTTTAATTagcaatttgttttgcttttccactTCACCAATAAAAtccatttcaaatttattgatgGATTCATGTTGTTCTTCTTTCATCTTTGTAATACAGCTTAGTACACactggcagaaaaaaattaaacaaattggaaaatgaaacTTTTATCACATTTAGAGGAAGTTTTAATCCTTGAAACTATGAGGTAGGATGGCATTTCTTATTTATCTATATACTCTGATAAGTGAGGAACAGGTAAGGAGCTTCTCTCTATCCCTAATTTTTTCTACTCAGCATCTTGGGAGAATAACTTCCAGACCTCTACTTCCATATTTCTGACTTCCTACTAGATATACCTCATGGATGTCTTATAAGTACCTCAAATtcagtatgtttaaaatttaacataatcCCTTTCCCCATAAGGATTCCTCCTTTTTCTATTGCCCTCTTTTTGGTTAATTATATTGCCAATCACCCAGGTTTCCTAGTTAGACACTTGAGATTCATTTTCAACATCATCTCTTCCCCTCCTTGATTGGGTAACCAAACAGATGATGTTACATACCTCAAAACTTCCTTGCTAAGCATATTTAGATGTTTGACTTCAAGGTGACAATGACTTGAATGCCATATGTATCTGTGGACCTCAGGAATAAGTTCTGGATGTCTCATTGCCAGGATCTGAGGAAGAATTATCACGGCCTGAGGGGCCATCTACCTAGGAGATAACTGCTCCCCAATTGCTCAACTTCCACCATTTCTTAACCTCTTATAATTTGGCCTCTTCCCTAACCACCCAATGAAAATGGTTCTGACAATGGTTACCAATGAGCTCTATTATCACCAAATTGAGAGGATATCACCAGTCCATATTCTGGCTCTCTGAAGTCTTTGCCACTCTTGaccatttcatctttttctttttcttttttttttgagacagatcttgctctgttgcccaaggtagagagcagtggcattatcacagcttactgcaacctcaaactcctgggctcaagtgattctccttcctcagcctcccaagtagtagTATGGTGCATGGTTCCCAGGACTATTGGTCTGCACCActacgtctggctaattttttgtagagacgcggtcttgctcttgctcaggctggtcttgaactcctggcttcaagcaatcccccgtctcagcctcccagagtgctaggattacagctgtgagccactgcgccgggcctTGACCATTTCACTTTTTATACTCTTCTCCACTGACTTAAGCAATACCACTTTCACTCAGTTCTTTCCTGTCTCACTTACTTTTTCAACCCTGAACCCAAGTATTGCTCCCTTTTCTGCTACTGCCTCTTAGACATTTATCTTTTCCAGAGTTCTCTTCTTAGCCCAAGACTCTTATTCTTCAAATGCTTTCTGCATGATCTTACCTCACACTTCTTCTATTACCTATCACCTATACGCTGATGAATCTCAAATCTTAGTCCcgacttttctcctgccaaacttCAGAATCACAACTAAATGCCTACTTGGTTTCTCTTCTTGGATATTCCATTATAAGGTTTTCAACCTCAAAATATCTCAGTCTAATCACCTGGTCTCTCTTGCCTCACCTACcaagcttctctttcttttttatctcatttaatggtACCACTATTCACAAACCTGACTGAGCCCAAACTCGAGACTCCATCTAAACTGTTCTCCCTTACCTCCACAATCTATCATGTGGACCTAccattttaagctgctaaatattGCTTTAATCCCTTTTGTCCTCTCCAGCACTATGAAACCTTCCCTAGCAGTATAGTCACACCAAGTATCTCGTCTGGACTATTGTAACTGCCTCTTGTCTCTTCTTTCTACCACTGGAAGAAATATCCCCCTCAaactcatttcttctttattctgtacTGAAGTACCTCAATGGTCATCTGATCCTGTTACTGCCACCCCTCAGAATAACCGTCCAATGACTGCCTATCATCTACAAAATGAACTCCAAGCTGGACTGAGATCTTTCAGATGTTGTTCACATCTGCCTCCTGAACACCCTGGCAGTGTCTAGACCCacaggcagagctcaggcctTGCTGAATGAACAAGTATTAGGAATACTGAAGATTCTGAACATATTATTCACAGACCTATGTAATATTTAATTTGGTAGTAAGTACACAAAATAGCAAATATGCCAGCACCCATAGCAGGACTTAAATACACTGAAGTTTGTAACTGAAATTTATAGCTCTATCTATAAAGATATTACTAAAAAAGACAGTACCTtaaatttctttatgattttatgaaattCCATGGAACATCTCTGGTTTGCGGTAAGAAGTTTTTGAATCTGTTTGGTTTGCAAATCTGGAAGTGACAGGTTTGCTTTTACTCTAATTGAAAGCTCTTTTTAGGTTTCAATTTCTGTCTCCAAGTCAAGAGACAATCCATTTAAGCACTCATAGTGATTATTCATCTCTGAGTATCTCTTCAGGAGCCCCTAAAGGAAATTAGAATTCATTCAACTTAACAATGCATTCAAATTTAACAATAAGTAGTTCCAACCCTAACATTTTAACTAAACTTACATTTTTACGTGTTCTGTAGACCAGAAATAAATTAAGACCTTTACAtttaaaaccaaaaggaaattgttatttttggttttggattaaagaaataatacaccattattgtggaaattaaaaaaattttaaacattacaaAGAAAACCAGGAACAACCATTCTTATCATtttgatgctttttcttttagtctttgaATATCCATGCTTTGAATTAACATTGGCAAAATCTGATGAGAAATTTGAGTGAATTCACTCTAGTACGCATTGTAGCTCAAGGCTGAATGCTGGCTTATGTTTATAGTAGGCAGTATAAATTAGCAGCTAAAACAAGAGACTAAGAATCAAACTGCCTATCTGCAAGCTTGGTATAGCCATTTCACATGTTTCTATTATCTGCCTAGAATCTGCTTTCTAGCCCTCTCTCAGTGCTAGAGTTCAGGTTCTAGCTCTGGCACTTCTTAACTGGGGAAGTTACCGAGCCATTTCCATCAACAACAGGATGACTACAATAACTGCCACAAAGTTTTCCAGggaattaagtaaaatattaactccatctatatatatctatgtaCTCTATAAAA harbors:
- the LOC138393683 gene encoding centromere-associated protein E-like encodes the protein MENVKLTQRLHENLEEIKSITKERDDLRSVEETLKVERDQVKENLRETIIRNHQNHEEAVKYEKMLLSDGQQHLTESLKEKRFRIEGLLKRYSEMNNHYECLNGLSLDLETEIEFHKIIKKFKCVLSCITKMKEEQHESINKFEMDFIGEVEKQNKLLIKIQHLQQDCDVPSKEFRDFKLNQNMDLHMEEILKDFSESDFPSIKTEFQQVLSNRKEMTRFLEEWLNTHCDTEKLKNGIQKENDRICQVNYFFNNKIIWPFWLAGGCGWSPDSRKKEKLTREKKMFLSPQCNQS